Genomic window (Rosa chinensis cultivar Old Blush chromosome 6, RchiOBHm-V2, whole genome shotgun sequence):
AATGACTTCTTAACCGATCAAAATTTCGAACATTTTTCTACGTCCGTGCCCCTATTACAACGAGACAGTCAAATAATGACAAAGTtggaaaaccctaattttgttTCCAAATTTATTTATAGCGATAcaatttttaaagttataaATATATAACTTATAATTTAGGTAGACTCAGTTCTTTCTCTGATCAATTCCATTTATTATCTTTTTCTGACTTGAGAGAACTGTGATCGAAGATTATTGACAGAGATCTGGGTCATGAATGATGTATTGTAGTATTCGTCATTTAATTGCCAACCCCACTAAATTCTCCTGAGCTGTACTTATAGCTCACTCTGGCACCATGCAAACAAAAGTTTGGtggtttccttgtttggttCTGCAATTAACTCCAGTTGGCTAAATAGTCGGTCAGAAGAGCAACTCCAAAAATTAAAACtttagcatctttttcttctctaactccAATGGATTTTCTATTTTATAATAATATCTAAAATCTcaatattcttccttaaaattttagagatttgctgtaaatatagagaatttagttttctctttcctcactttccctaaaataaagaTAGTTATGGGGAATTTGTTAGAGCaaaagagactcatttttcctagagtagagaaaaatcaaaatatggagaaactgttggagttgccTAAGTACAATATATATGATTAATTGTACATTCGTGCCAGAATTCGGTAAACAAATGTAATCAactaggcttaagaaaactagCTACTTTTTTGTGCCATGTTGATTCCGCTAGTTGTTATAGACAAAAAGTGAACTAAAAATTTAACATTCTTattagggaaaatcgtccgtacaatACCTGACATTTgtcccattctaaacttcagtacctcacgtttagaaaatatcagaacggtacctgaCGTTCTAaccccgaccgaagattggtaTCTGGatccgttagctccgttacaaaAATTGACAGCTGccatattttgatcattaaatgaccaatttacctttttttttcccttttttctcatataataaaataaagcaaaaaaaaatttgttttatgAAAATGCCAAAATGAAAGGGTGAGGACTGAGGAGGGCCGTAGGTGGGAAGGGGTCAGGCGGTGACGGCGGGAAAGCTCAAGTCGTGATCTGCTCCCAGCAATTTCAAGGCGGCGGCACAGCACAATAGCACTCCAACAAAGTCGGTGAGCAATCATCTATCAGCTACAACCACCATCACCATTACCACAACAGCACTCCAACAGAGTCGCTCGAGAGGCGAGAGTGACTGGCTTCGTTAGAAGGTAGCGGAGGAATTGGAAAGTCATCATCCATcagccaccatcaccaccaccacagccAAAACCACAACCACACGACCGTCCCCAAACTTTTTTATTCAAACAACACCCGTAGCAAATTTCAACCCAAAACACCACCAAAGTGattaaaggaaaacaacttgagaAGATTTCCATCTTGATCACTTTGATTTCCCGAAACCCAGACAAAGCCAAGTCTTTGAGCTAGTCATTGGGTTTACTTCTTGGCCAGGTTTAAAGTTGGGTCCGACTCTGATTCAACGCAGAGCAAGAAGAAAGTGGAGCTACTAGAGAAGATAGTGGAGGAGAATGAGAGGATGGTGGGTCTAGTGATTAAACTGGTTCACCGAAAAAACAAACCCGGCTACTAGGGTCGCTGTTGCAAAGGGTAAAGCAGCTGGAAAGGGTTCTCATCAATGAGAGATTTAGAAGAAGAGGAGACATGTTGTAGAATGCAAAGAAGGGTTCTTCTAGATTCTGAAAAATTGTTTATGGGTTTGACCCAAAGACCCCAAAATCTCCATCAGCTCCGTCCAGCTCCCCTCCTTCTCCATCCTCAACTCCACCATCAACTTCATCTTCTCCCAATACGTCGTTGTCCgcaaccccagccgctcgccgCCTTCCGCCACTACCACAGCACCAAATTGGCTTCATGTTCATCCCTCCCAGCAAAATCGAGCCCGGTCAGACCCAGTACATAGCCGCCACTTTCGCCGTCAACTCCTTCCCCGTTTCCGATCCCAATCTTTCCAAGGCGATCCATGGCCCGATGGTCTTTCCCAAGTTCGGCGACGGTCTGAGCGGATTAACTGCGGCGGAGGAGGCGGGTCCACAATGGAGATAGAGTCGAGGCtgcagacgagagagagagagagagagagagagagagagagagaacaaatgaACAGTagggaagagagaaaaaatagaaaaaaaaaagaattagatAAAACAAAAATGGATTAAAATATGAAAGGACGAAAATATCCTTTAACTCTTAGTTtttgtaacggagctaacggctccaggtaccGATCTTCGGTCGGAGTTAGAATGTCAGGTACCGTTCTAATATTTTCTAAACGTGAGGTACTGAAATTTAGAATGGAGCAAAGatcaggtactgtacggacgattttcccttctTATTAATAGATGTGAGGTATCAATtgtagattgattttttttatgatgGATGGTATCTTCCACCTTGGCTGATCCCATATCATTTTTGAACTGATGCGCCCTTGAAAAATTTGACACAAGATGCGTGAAGCGCCAACATTGAGCGTTCAAACACCCTAATATAAAAGATAACGTCTCAATATGTGTACTTTTGCACGTACGTCCGTAGTCTTATTTGGTCGATCAGCTATATTCTCAATCTAGATTGATAACCATTATACACTCCGATCATTGTTAAGCATGGTTGTTGGATTTTCTGTTCGATTAAGTACTTGAGTTTTCCTTTTGTATTTCATGGTTAATAATTGCAGTGCGTGTCTCCAGCTCGATGAAATGACTGCTTGATCAATGATTATATCTTAAGTGGCATGGACTACTGAGCTTTTCATAACCAAAGATATTCTATGCAATTTTCCTACGAATTTTGTGAGCCAGATAGTTTTCCTATGATTGAGCCAGATAATTCCAATCATGCCTGCAAAAGGAAGATAGAAATATGGAAGAGAATTACATCTAACAAACATAACTGGCAAAAGATGTAGGATAATTTGCTAATGCATCAAACCACTTGATCACCTTCACGGAAGATATGAGAAGTTTTGAACTGATACAAACAATTACCCTCCCGTAACATTATTTTGCCAAGACATGACATTAGAGAACGAGAGAGGCCGAATGCACTTGAGAATTTTCTGGTTTCATGTCTCAATTCCCTCAACTATATACAATTCAACATCCCGTACCATTTTTGGTTTGTTGCCAAATCAACACAGGTTTTAGCTCTATGGAGAGATTTAAGTTCGTCACTACTTCGACCTGAGTCAATCAAAACGTTCTCTATTTTTTCAAAGAACTTTTGGTAGACTCCTATCGTATATATCTCTAGAATTAATTTTAGGGAAATTGGTCcagatggtacctgaactatctCGCCTAATAAACTTCGGTACATCAAGTTTCAgaaatatcagaacggtacctgagATTCATATCCCGACCGAATATATGTACCTAGGGCCGTTAACTCCGTTACAGAGCTTGCCAGTTGGCAATTTTTGAAGGGCACTTTCGTCCTTTcatattttaattaatttttttttttcctaaagcATTTTTTCctcgtctctctctctgttctttcttatctttcttcttcactcttCTTCTTGCTCGCTTGGTTTCCTAGCCTTTGCTCTCTTCTCGTCTTCTCTCtgattttggattttcttgccgGGTCACTATCCTCTTCCTTCCAAGTCCAATTCCTACCTACCAAGACAATCCCCCATCCTCTTCTTTTCCAAGCCCCTCTCGTTGTTTTTAGCCATCCATTCATCAAATCTCATTCCCAATCTGCTAtaccttcttctcttcctcttctcctgATTTCTAATAGTGCCCGTGACGCCTCCACCCTCATCCCCCAACTTGAGAAAGTGCCAACCAATTCCCAATTAGGACTCCATTGCCAAACAATCCATGGCCTCTTTTCAATTACCCATTTTAAGCGGTGTCTGCTCCTCCAGCTAGTCCAATTGGTCACCCACAGTAACTCCATACTCCTCCCACCATTTTTGAATATGATGAGTCTGATACTTCAACTGTTGAATCTGGCCAATGGATGAACTTTCAGAAATTTGCAACAGCCTTGTTCGGAAGGCCGACCTCCCCGACCTTCAATCTTATGAAACCCGTCACTACTCAACAAAACTTGCCGGCCAATGGAATGGCGGAGATGGGGAGAGGATCAAAGTTTGAATTTCTCGGGGGGCAAGTGAAGCCTTGGGTTGGGGAGAGGATTCACGAGGTGGGATTGGATGATTTAGAGCTCACACTTGGCAATGGTAAGGCTCCAAGTTAAGCCTCAGATAGTAAGCTCAGTATCAAATCTTCATCAGCAATACGAAATCCCCAATCCAAGTCTTCGAATTTCAAATCCCTAAttctacagagagagagagacatgtTACTGCTTCTTGACATGGGTTGTGAAACAGAATTAGGGGTGGTGGGCgccatagagagagagagagagagagagagagagagagagagagagagagagagagatgttgctGCTTCTTGACATGGGTGGCGAAATAGAATTAGGGGTGGTGGGTGTTGTGGCGCTAGTGGTTCAGCAGTGGAGGCTTGGACTCAAAACTGGTTGGAATTGACCGCGAGCTGTGGATGGgcatgaggaggaagaagataagaagatgGGTAATCGGTGGAGTGAGGACATGGTTGGAATTAGTGAGAATTGAGacataaaataacaaaaatacccttcaaaaattaCCAGCTGGCAAGCTCCATAACTGAGCTAACGGCCCTAGGTACATATATTCGGTCGGGATATGAATCTCAAGTACCATTCTGACATTTCTGAAACTTGATGTACCGAAGTTTATAAGGCGAGATAGTTCAGGTacccaaggttttaaatatcggtattttcatatctatcggtactttgaaaaagcgagatatcggatatatcggggatacagtgtacgaaaatatcgtttttgaaaaaagtcaatttattataaatttagaactacatataaatacatatgaatgtaaacttcatctacatccaaaaagagactctaggcggttgaaaggccgctcgctggtctacgaaaatgcaataatcagaccaagacatatgacccatatagtgtgaattgtagtgatgaacatgctagttatagatctctttagagctgctgACTGTTTccccctataaggggataataaggatgaacccaactagatgattgatcatatacttctccatattgattatatccataagcatcataaccaaattgattgttgccttcatgagattcatttgagatctcactgcgctctgtgcctaaactgatagagtcaaaacttaaggcaattgaagaaacatcagatggggtactttgatcatcagttgcacctctagtcctcctcccatatcgggtcttctcttgagcaccatgaccagttGTTCTCACTCCATGGTCTTCATGttgggtggcatgatcaaaattaccttcacaagtaaattggaatcctccatccacagaagattgtccatattcatatctttcacctccaccacctgttccgcttccaccctctccaccatcatcagaactatctggagttgctataccaccccacgcatcatcactatctgaattatcttctgggtttttaacaacttcttcagataagactctctctacgttgattccagcattagttgcagtttctatAACTTGTGGACAATACGCATTGCAATTTTCTGCATGTTTGGTGTAGAATACCCACATTGTGTCCACCAATCAGCTGTAAagctactacaatgagttactGCTATAATAGAtcaacattttctattaaagaaattatatgtgtgtgtatgtgtgtgttttaATGTATACATATACGGATATACCACAAACTTGTATTTctggtttctcttatttttcttgcTATGGTTGACCCAAATGATTCCTTTGCATCTCTAAAGCATACAATCTGCAATTTGGGGCCCtttgtatagttttataaacattgcacttaataaaataaaatcaataaaaaagatgaattacatTTAACTATTTAACCGTCTGTAGTTTGCTTCATATCATATatcactttctatttttaattatgttgatccactaaaacaagagacaacttccaaaaaaaaatttcaggtttAAGAGTTAAGACACAGACTACATAGTAGCTTCGTTATTCCTCACTTTTTTCAAGATGCATAGCCAAAATTTAATACTTCGTACTCtgcactctcttctcatcatgtcatccatatatggttccttgacttccttctgcaatgtcatttggccttatttgaataattgaatctTTATgactttatcttctttctattattcaactacagagttaGAAATTACatacaaagttacaaaaatagtcacagactacacaataccaaatctctcctcacacagatttgcatttagacttttagagaattacttctcacccaaaatcgccttgagggtatttatccaattctcctcacctagattcgccttgaggggatttctcctcactcaaatttgtctttaggaaatctctcttcacacagattttcatttagagaattactgagtttttttttttaatttttacctcaaattttacagatatttcttcactttatcgggatatatcgcaaatatctaatatatcggggatatttgacgatgtcggagaaatttcgcagaaacggtgacaaataagatatttaccccctaaatatatcggtccgtcgaaaaaatgagatatcgggggatatatcggaaatatcgcagagATTTAGAATCTTGCAGGTACCATTTGGACCAATTTCCCTTAATTTTAATGCTTGCCAGAATTCTCATCATTACTTTCATTCTGCATCACTGAATTTGCTATTAAGATTGTTAGATGGGCCTAGCTAGCTTCAATGGACGATCAAATCTCCCACATTTAAGGCTTCCCAAACTAGCTAAAACAAACAGATTTTGACAGTTCGATAGACTAGCCATTCCATTTTTTAATTCTATGGATGCATAATTGGATGCATAATGGATGCATAACTGTAGAATGGAAGAGCCTATTTATAACAAATTAGCTGCACGGGTAGCTAGACCTCTATACCCGATAAGCGTTAGGTGCAGCTTATCTTCGTGATAGGTTCAACCTGATCTTGAGCAAGTCAAGACTGTTAGCTGCCTTCAACCATCAGTATTACTCCtacttgatatcaatgataACTATAATCTCAACTCTCAACAATCTACCAATCAACTGAAACCCTCAACACAAACACAAAGAGCTAGAACACAGATTTATTACAATATATACAAAGTGGACAAGCGTGTATGCTACGAGTAATGCTCACTTCGCATAATTCAAGGATTATTTGAAAAACTATAAGAGCACAAAGGGGATTGGGAAGGAGATAGCTAGAGAAGAAGAGTAATTAGAATAGATGAGTTACATTCCGAGatacaaaattaaattacaaaGAAGAGGCATCCACAGCACCTGATCCCTAGACGCCTATTATAGaccacaataaaaataaaataagatcaaaaagagagagagaaaaaaaatgtaaataacGCATACCACATCTGATGGTATTTCAGTTATTCCATACTAATTCTGTAGAATATATTAGCCAGAACCAACCCCTTAGCCTTACGCCTCAACCAGTTCAACAACCTTTCCATTGATGGGCTTCGACTCGGCGATTTCAACCTTTCCATTGATGAGCTTCGACTCGGCGATTTCAACCTTCCCATTGATGGGCTTCGACTCGTCGACTTCGGCGATTCCATTAGCCTTTGCCTCAACTGGTGCAGCCTTTCCATTCAGCTTTGACTCAACATACTCCGCAACTCCATTGATCTTTGACTTGACATAATCCACAGTTGTTGACTTACTGTTAAGGGAAGCGCTGATTCTCCTAACCTCGTCGACAAAGGCCTGGAGGTTCCTGTCCGATGATCCTCCCTCGGAGCAGGCCGCCTCAGCCGCGGCCTTCCACTTCAAGGCGTTTTGCTTTATCTCCACCGCCTTGGGCCCGGAGGTTGCCTCGAGCAAGCACTTCTCTACCTCTTCCCTAGGGATCACTCTGTCTTCAGCCTCTCCACGGCACATTCTCACACCCACCTTAAATTCATCCACCAAGTACTTGGCGTCGGTCACTTGGTCACCCCATTGCGGGAATGCAACCACGGGCATTCCCGAGGTGAGTGCCTCCATAGTTGAGTTCCACCCGCAATGAGTCACAAAGCAAGCTGTCGAAGGGTGCTCCAAAATCTTCTCTTGTGGGCTCCATTGGACAACTTTGCCTCTGTCTCCTGCCTTTTCCAAAAACCCTTCCGGCAGAACCAGAAGTTCAAGGCCGGAATCAGGGTGTGGGGGCTTCATCACCCAAATGAAGGAAACTCCGGAGCTCAACAAGCCGTGAGCAATCTCATCCACTTGCTCCTGCTTCAAGTAAACCACACTACCGAACGAGATGTACACGACAGATGATTTAGGCTTGGTGTCGAGCCAGCCGATGATAGAGTCATCGGCCTTCATGAAGTCACCGCGGACGGCGTTTTGGGCTTTTGGGTTCTTGAATAGAGGACCGGCTGCCTTGATCGGGCACAAACGAGACATGTACTCGATGATCTCGCTCTCAAGCTCTTGGAAAGTGTCCATCAATATGCAGAAGGGCTTGTCCAAGTTCCTGTACTGCCCCAATATTGCCCTCCTCAAAAACGGGTAGGGGGTAGTAGGGTACAAGAAGCTGGGCACCTCATCGTACTTCAACAGAGGGATAGATGGAATCTGAACATCGCAAAACATGTCTGATTCCGAAGGAAAGGGGACCAAGCCATGGTAGTAGTGATAATAGGCAGCGAGACAAGCAGCGGATTGGACCCAAAGCATAGCCGAAGGAATCCCTAAACTCTCAGCCACGTCACACACCCAAGGGATGAAGGGGTTGTTGATGAGGCATGAGACAGGGCGACCTTGCTCCGCATTTTTCTTGATCATTTCAGGAATGACTTCCTTCCCGACCAGCTCGAGCTGCGGGAGATACAAGTCCAAGTCCTGGCGCATAG
Coding sequences:
- the LOC112170320 gene encoding cinnamate beta-D-glucosyltransferase, which gives rise to MGSESLVHVFLVSFIGQGHVNPLLRLGKRLASKGLLVTFCTAECVGKEMRKSNGITDEPKPVGDGFIRFEFFEDRWAEDEPMRQDLDLYLPQLELVGKEVIPEMIKKNAEQGRPVSCLINNPFIPWVCDVAESLGIPSAMLWVQSAACLAAYYHYYHGLVPFPSESDMFCDVQIPSIPLLKYDEVPSFLYPTTPYPFLRRAILGQYRNLDKPFCILMDTFQELESEIIEYMSRLCPIKAAGPLFKNPKAQNAVRGDFMKADDSIIGWLDTKPKSSVVYISFGSVVYLKQEQVDEIAHGLLSSGVSFIWVMKPPHPDSGLELLVLPEGFLEKAGDRGKVVQWSPQEKILEHPSTACFVTHCGWNSTMEALTSGMPVVAFPQWGDQVTDAKYLVDEFKVGVRMCRGEAEDRVIPREEVEKCLLEATSGPKAVEIKQNALKWKAAAEAACSEGGSSDRNLQAFVDEVRRISASLNSKSTTVDYVKSKINGVAEYVESKLNGKAAPVEAKANGIAEVDESKPINGKVEIAESKLINGKVEIAESKPINGKVVELVEA